Proteins encoded within one genomic window of Eublepharis macularius isolate TG4126 chromosome 10, MPM_Emac_v1.0, whole genome shotgun sequence:
- the ABHD18 gene encoding protein ABHD18 isoform X3, producing MGGALVLESAALLHWLEREGYGPLGMTGISMGGHMASLAVSNWPKPLPLVPCLSWSTASGVFTTGVLSKAVNWRELEKQYYTQSVYEEEIIQMLEYCGTDSFKMGQDFVKNSPGSVDSLRNLDLNSSMLKLDTRSKVLSSEAGHCLSPSKSTLSASAEGLLVQETPKMQCINQTFSTSSNSNKDFTCEQKHLISGKSDTLQRESLRFMKGVMDECTHVANFSVPVDPALIIVVQAKEDAYVPRTGVRSLQEIWPGCEIRYLDGGHVSAYLFKQGLFRQAIYDAFERFLQKYAV from the exons ATGGGAGGAGCTCTTGTGCTGGAATCAGCAGCTCTTTTGCACTGGCTTGAGAGAGAAGGCTATGGACCGCTAGGAATGACTGGAATATCAATGGGAGGACAT ATGGCATCATTAGCAGTATCAAACTGGCCGAAACCATTGCCCCTAGTTCCTTGTCTATCCTGGTCTACAGCTTCTGGTGTTTTTACTACG GGTGTACTGAGCAAAGCAGTGAACTGGAGGGAGCTAGAGAAACAGTATTATACTCAGAGTGTTTATGAAGAAGAAATCATTCAAATGCTTGAATATTGTGGG ACAGATTCATTCAAGATGGGACAAGACTTTGTTAAAAATTCTCCTGGCAGTGTGGACAGCTTAAGGAACCTGGATCTGAATTCTAGTATGCTCAAGTTGGATACCAGAAGCAAAGTTCTTTCTTCGGAAGCTGGCCACTGCCTTAGTCCTAGCAAAAGTACTCTAAGTGCCTCAGCAGAAGGATTGTTAGTACAAGAGACACCAAAAATGCAGTGCATAAACCAGACATTTTCAaccagcagcaatagcaataaggACTTTACCTGTGAGCAGAAGCATCTGATAAGTGGGAAAAGTGACACTTTACAAAGAGAATCTCTAAGGTTCATGAAAGGGGTAATGGATGAATGTACCCATGTAGCTAACTTTTCAG TTCCAGTTGATCCAGCACTGATCATAGTTGTTCAAGCCAAGGAGGATGCTTATGTTCCAAGAACTGGAGTGCGTAGCCTTCAAGAAATATGGCCAGGATGTGAAATCAGATACTTGGATGGAGGTCATGTTAGTGCATACCTCTTCAAACAAGGATTGTTCAG ACAAGCCATATATGATGCATTTGAACGCTTTCTTCAGAAATATGCTGTATAA